The Mucilaginibacter rubeus genomic interval GTTAAATGATTGTCCTATCTGCACATCGCGCAGGTATTTGATGCTTTTTAACTTTTCAATGATCTTAAAAGCGTACTCAACGTTTTGCTTTTTGTTTTTACCGGTAAGCGCAACCTCAATAGGCGTTGGCGAACCCTGGCTCAGGATCTTGTCGGTCAGCTCAATAGGCTCAAACGATAATTTAATATCCGGCAATTGTTTAGCCATCTGATACCTGAATTTTTCTTTCAGATCATCAAGATTGACCTTATAATCTTCTTTCAAACTTACCTGCATAACCGACTCTTGCGGACCGGCCATAAACAGGTATATCGGGTTGGTTGAGAAGGATGACGGGTGTGAACCAACAAATGTTGATGTAATTTCAATATTATTCTTACCTACAATATCCCCTAAAATACGCTGTGCTTTAACTGCTACAAGCTCGGTACGCTCTAAACGGGTACCGTCTGGTGCACGTAACCTCACCTGGAAAGTGCCTGAGTTTACTTTTGGTAATACGTCGCGCCCAATAGTATTGAGCAGTAATACAGCCAGCGCTATTGCAGCTACTGCATATACCGATACGATCAATGCGCGTTTAGGCAGCATGCGGTCCATCAGGCGCATAAAGCTATCCCTGAATTTATCAAACTTAGTTGCTTTATGACCTTTGTGCTCAAGCACAGCCTTCATGGCTTTCTCTTTCTGCTCCCATGGCTCACCTTCATCTTCTAAAGCGAAACCATCTTTGTGGCTATGATCTTCGTGTTTGTTGACCATGATCCAGTTGGCCATGATAGGAACAAAGGTTTGTGCCAGGAAGTAAGATACGATCATGGAGAAACCGATAGCAAGCGCCAGCGGCAGGAACAACGCTCCCGGGATACCGTTCATGGTAAAGGCTGGTGCAAACACCGCCAGGATACAGAACAGGATCAGCAATTTAGGGAATGCGATCTCCTTACAGGCATCCCATATAGCTAATGCTTTAGGTTTACCCATATCAAAATGCTGGTGAATATTCTCGATAGTTACCGTCGATTCATCCACCAAAATACCGATAGCCAGCGACAGACCGCTCAGCGTCATGATATTGATGGTTTGATGAGCCAGCGACAGGAAAAATATTGCCGAGATAACGCAGGTAGGGATGGTCAGGATCACGATAAGCGCGCCGCGTTTATCACCCAAAAACAACAATACCATCAAACCTGTAAGTACGGCACCAATAGCGCCTTCTTCGGCCAAACTTTTTACCGCGTTTATTACGTAAACCGACTGGTCAAACACGAACGAAAGTTTCACATCCTCTGGTAACAAAGCCTGGAAGCGGGGAAGCGCTTTTTTAAGGTTTTGCACCACCTCCCATGTTGAAGCTGTAGCCGATTTGGTGATAGGCAGATAAACCGACCGTTTGCCGTTGATAAGCGCGTAACCGTTGGTGATATCGGCACCATCTTCAATGGTGGCTACATCTTTCATAAACACGGTTTGAATGCCGTTTTTATATAGCGGGATATCTCCAAAATCCTGAACCTTTTTAATGGTAGTGTTAGCCGGCGACAGGTAGTTATAATCGCCGATACGAACGTTACCTGCAGGCGTGTTCTGGTTATTCTCGCGCAGGGCGGCCACGATCTGGTCGGGCGTTAAGTTGTGCGAGCGTAACAGGTTAGGGTCTGCCTTGATCAGGATTGTACGTTGGTTACCACCAAAAGGCGCCGGAGCAACAAGGCCCGGTATTGAGGTAAATGACGAACGTACATAAACCAAAGCATAATCGAGTAATTCGTTATTGCTTCGGGTGGCGCTGCTCAACACCAGCTGACCAACCGGTAATGTTGAAGCGTCAAAGCGCAAAATGAAGGGAGGCTGCGACCCCTGCGGGAAGCTGGCCTGGGCCCTGTTGGTATACGCCGTGACCTCCGCCGCGGCTTGGGCCATATTAGTGCCCTCGTAAAAAGTAACTTTAATTAAAGTTAAACCCTGAATATTTTTCGTTTCGATACTTTTTACGCCCGATACGAAAAGCAACAGGTTAACATATTGCTTACCAAAGTAAGCCTCCATTTGGTTTGGGGTAAAACCGCCGTATGGGTGCGATACATATATAACCGGCAGGTTAAGATCGGGAAATATATCGATCTTGATAGTCCGTACCGCATTTATACCGAAGAAGAACAGCCCGGCTACTAAAACCAATATGGTAATTGGTTTCTGCAGCGCCCCTTTTATCATTCCCATTGTATATGTGTGTAACTGTTAAAAATTATTGATGAATAACCCAAAATCGCCGGTGGCTGCTGATTTGAACAGCAACGCCTGCCATACGTTGTTAAGGGCTATGTATTTGTCAACCTCGGCCCGGTTAAGGGTATAAAGCGCCTGCGTAAAATCAACTATGTTTGAAAGTCCATTTTTATACAGGGTATATTTCTGAATGTAAGCGTTGTTGGCGGCCGAAACTTCAACCGGTACTTCGTTTACATTTTTAAGGGCGTTGCCTATGCGTGTTTCGGCCAGGGAGCGTTGCGCTTCCAGTTGTTTATCAACCAGCTCGTAATCGTTTTTCAATTGCTCTGATGTAAACTTTTGCGATTGTACCTGGTAATGGGTCCTGAACACACTGGTAAAATTCCAAACCATGCCTATACCAAACAGGTAGTTGTAACGGGTTGGATCAACACCTGCGCCATAGCTGCTGGTGTAGCTATCCTGGTTAGTGCCATAATCAGATTTGAAGCCCGATCCCCTGCCCTGGTAAACACCAAACAAACTAAAAGTTGGCAAAGCGAATGTGCGGAGGTATTTAGCTTGCTGATCACTCACGTTTACCCTGTTTTGATAAAATTTCAAAGTTGGATGATCTGTAGTGGCAACAGCACTTACAGCCTCAAGGTTATTCGGCTGTTTAGTAATGAAAGCGCTATCCAGTTGAAACTCCTGCGCAGGGATCCCGAGATAAACAGAAAGTTGGTTACTTTGATCCTGTACCGTTTGCTGCGCGTTGGTTAAAGCAATTTTAGCGTTAGACACTTCGGCATTGGCTAATGACGAATCTACGCCTGGGTTTAAGCCGTTCTTTACGCGAGCAACCACTACTTTTTGTAAGTCCATGGCGCGGTTAAGGTTATCCTGCTGCGCCTTGGCAAGCTGCTGTGCCGCCAGTAAGTTTAAATACGTGGCTGCAACGCGTACCTGGTGCTGAAATTGCTCCTGTGCAAGATCTGTTTCATCACGGGATACGATGGTTTTTTGTACGCCAATCCTTTGCTTTGATCTGCCAAAGGCGAAAAAGTCCCAGCTAACGTTGGTTAAATACAGAGCGCCAAATGCAGCGTTCCAGTTCTGTTTGGCCAAAGCTGGCCCCGATGAGGATACCGACAGGCCACGATAACCATAAGATGGTCCGTTTTGGCCGTTCACTGTGCCGTAGTCCTGCTGCGCGGAGAAATTAACATCCGGCAGGTACTCCGTTTTTGTTTCTTTGAGGTATGCCTTAGAGGCGTTAAGCTGGTTTGCCTTCGACTTGATGGAAGCATAGTTAGCAAGGGCCATTTGTTCAGCATCCTTAATGGAAAGGACTTTTTGCTGCGCTTGTACGTGTAAGACATATAAAACACTCAAAAAAAACAGGAGTAATTTTTTTGAATTTGTGTTTAACATGAGGTGTATTTTATACACGGCAAATGTATGCCTATATGATTCATGAAAAAAATGAATTAATTTTGTGCAAATCATTAGCAAAACTAATAATGAATATCGCATTACATCATTTCAGGTTAGTTGACACCATTTCAAAAGAGGGTTCGCTGACTAAAGCAGCGAGTGCTTTACACCTAACTCAATCGGCCCTGAGCCACCAGTTAAAAGAGCTGGAGAAGGAACTGGATATAGAGGTGTTCCATCGCCAGGGAAAGAGGCTTCAATTAACCGAAGTAGGCTACCGTTTTTTACGAAGTTCGGAAAAAATTTTGGCTGAAATACGTACTCTTGAAGAAGATATTAACAACTATAAAAATGGTAAAACCGGCAAGCTAAATATCAGCATGCAATGCTATACCGCATACCACTGGCTACCCGGTGTAATTAAGGATTTTAAAAGCCAATGGCCTGATATTAACATAAATATAGTTT includes:
- a CDS encoding efflux RND transporter permease subunit — protein: MGMIKGALQKPITILVLVAGLFFFGINAVRTIKIDIFPDLNLPVIYVSHPYGGFTPNQMEAYFGKQYVNLLLFVSGVKSIETKNIQGLTLIKVTFYEGTNMAQAAAEVTAYTNRAQASFPQGSQPPFILRFDASTLPVGQLVLSSATRSNNELLDYALVYVRSSFTSIPGLVAPAPFGGNQRTILIKADPNLLRSHNLTPDQIVAALRENNQNTPAGNVRIGDYNYLSPANTTIKKVQDFGDIPLYKNGIQTVFMKDVATIEDGADITNGYALINGKRSVYLPITKSATASTWEVVQNLKKALPRFQALLPEDVKLSFVFDQSVYVINAVKSLAEEGAIGAVLTGLMVLLFLGDKRGALIVILTIPTCVISAIFFLSLAHQTINIMTLSGLSLAIGILVDESTVTIENIHQHFDMGKPKALAIWDACKEIAFPKLLILFCILAVFAPAFTMNGIPGALFLPLALAIGFSMIVSYFLAQTFVPIMANWIMVNKHEDHSHKDGFALEDEGEPWEQKEKAMKAVLEHKGHKATKFDKFRDSFMRLMDRMLPKRALIVSVYAVAAIALAVLLLNTIGRDVLPKVNSGTFQVRLRAPDGTRLERTELVAVKAQRILGDIVGKNNIEITSTFVGSHPSSFSTNPIYLFMAGPQESVMQVSLKEDYKVNLDDLKEKFRYQMAKQLPDIKLSFEPIELTDKILSQGSPTPIEVALTGKNKKQNVEYAFKIIEKLKSIKYLRDVQIGQSFNYPTIDINIDRQRAAQLGVGLNDISRSLIASTSSSRFTEKNNWIDEKSNLSYLVQVQVPEYQMASLNDVKEIPVLANQARPVLGDVADVKTGTTFGEDDNVGAVPTLSVTANINKKDLGTATRDVQKALDELGAPPRGLTVELHGLSQTLIATLDSLQGGLVVAVLVIFLMLAANFQSFKISFVVLSTVPAVLFGSLLLVKITGATLNLQSYMGMIMSVGVSISNAVLLITNAEELRKHNGDALKAAREAVALRLRPILMTSLAMVVGMIPMASGLGEGGDQTSPLGRAVIGGLIASTFAALLILPLVFAWVQGNASTQSVSLDPEDKESKFYVPLHHHE
- a CDS encoding TolC family protein — encoded protein: MLNTNSKKLLLFFLSVLYVLHVQAQQKVLSIKDAEQMALANYASIKSKANQLNASKAYLKETKTEYLPDVNFSAQQDYGTVNGQNGPSYGYRGLSVSSSGPALAKQNWNAAFGALYLTNVSWDFFAFGRSKQRIGVQKTIVSRDETDLAQEQFQHQVRVAATYLNLLAAQQLAKAQQDNLNRAMDLQKVVVARVKNGLNPGVDSSLANAEVSNAKIALTNAQQTVQDQSNQLSVYLGIPAQEFQLDSAFITKQPNNLEAVSAVATTDHPTLKFYQNRVNVSDQQAKYLRTFALPTFSLFGVYQGRGSGFKSDYGTNQDSYTSSYGAGVDPTRYNYLFGIGMVWNFTSVFRTHYQVQSQKFTSEQLKNDYELVDKQLEAQRSLAETRIGNALKNVNEVPVEVSAANNAYIQKYTLYKNGLSNIVDFTQALYTLNRAEVDKYIALNNVWQALLFKSAATGDFGLFINNF